The following are encoded together in the Flammeovirga agarivorans genome:
- a CDS encoding transglutaminase domain-containing protein, which translates to MKKLILLCLLISHVSFGQSKLVSQTIGKIDIQEDTVKSVFDWIVKNIKYDVNKLQKIKNGKSPTGKMKFYTTNERNVYLIDQVVKKKAGVCQDYSLLLDVIMKELGYESYIIKGYTKRKDGSIGGAFGHTWNAIKVNGEWKLYDPTWGAGTVENGKKFHQNYDLNWYDVAPEKMIERHMPYDPIWQLLDTPYTYENFNKNTIPTPQEPKYDYNTLIAEHLKKDDKSRMEAEVARSEELGNTINLVKEWRKLTLRNMSIHGVTSNRELLEKGKEAGSNAIEGFNFYVEARNKHFKGKKWSAVNAKAKLVEAKDNIEIAYDIFNNIDVDEPELKMKINEYIDRFKQIKQKIDEGLVYIKDMKGI; encoded by the coding sequence ATGAAAAAACTTATACTATTGTGTCTACTAATTTCTCATGTTTCTTTTGGACAAAGCAAACTAGTAAGTCAAACCATTGGAAAAATCGACATTCAAGAAGATACAGTAAAATCTGTATTCGATTGGATCGTAAAAAACATCAAATATGATGTCAACAAACTTCAGAAAATTAAAAACGGTAAAAGTCCTACCGGTAAAATGAAGTTCTATACCACAAATGAGCGTAATGTTTATCTTATTGATCAAGTAGTAAAGAAAAAAGCTGGAGTATGCCAAGATTACTCTTTATTACTGGATGTGATTATGAAGGAACTGGGTTATGAATCGTATATCATCAAAGGATACACTAAAAGGAAAGATGGTTCGATTGGAGGTGCTTTTGGACATACTTGGAATGCTATTAAAGTGAATGGAGAATGGAAGCTATACGATCCAACTTGGGGTGCAGGAACAGTAGAGAATGGTAAAAAATTTCATCAAAATTACGATCTCAATTGGTACGATGTAGCTCCTGAAAAAATGATTGAAAGACATATGCCTTATGATCCCATTTGGCAATTATTGGATACTCCTTACACTTATGAAAACTTCAATAAAAACACCATTCCTACTCCACAAGAACCAAAATATGACTACAATACTCTTATAGCAGAGCATCTAAAAAAAGATGATAAGAGTAGAATGGAAGCGGAAGTAGCTAGATCAGAAGAATTAGGCAATACGATAAACCTTGTGAAAGAATGGAGAAAGTTAACTCTTCGAAATATGAGTATCCATGGTGTTACAAGCAACAGAGAACTCTTAGAAAAAGGAAAAGAAGCGGGAAGTAATGCTATCGAAGGTTTCAACTTCTATGTTGAAGCGAGAAATAAACACTTTAAAGGAAAAAAGTGGTCTGCAGTAAATGCCAAGGCAAAACTTGTCGAAGCCAAAGATAATATTGAAATCGCTTATGATATCTTCAATAATATCGACGTTGATGAACCTGAATTAAAAATGAAAATCAACGAATACATCGACAGATTTAAGCAGATAAAACAAAAGATAGACGAAGGGTTGGTATACATTAAAGATATGAAAGGAATCTAA